In the genome of Candidatus Nitrosotenuis sp. DW1, one region contains:
- a CDS encoding SIS domain-containing protein: MLNISKMNEIDVQGMYKIYDLWPQIAKNSYGNNDPMDYKNIDHIVFAGMGGSGAIGDIFSAILSKSNIHVSLVKGYLLPKTVDTRTLVVTTSVSGNTVETMTVLNSARKTGCKLIGFSSDGKMEKYCTKNKIEFRNIPKIHSPRASFVSYVYSILGTLNSLIPIKKHDILESISKISKISKQIDSSNLYKSNPSLDLAEWISGIPLIYYPWGLQAAAIRFKSSLQENAKSHVMIEDVIEASHNGIVSWEKPSTVKPILLRGKNDYVKTKERWKILKEYFEQNDIVYREIVSVNGSILSKLMCLIYTLDYASIYHAVLNNTDPSPVASIDFIKARL, encoded by the coding sequence TTGCTTAACATTTCAAAGATGAACGAAATTGATGTTCAAGGAATGTACAAAATATACGATCTTTGGCCTCAGATAGCAAAAAACTCGTATGGTAATAATGATCCTATGGATTACAAAAACATAGACCACATTGTTTTTGCAGGCATGGGTGGCTCTGGTGCGATAGGCGACATATTTTCTGCAATTTTGTCAAAAAGTAACATTCATGTAAGCTTGGTGAAAGGATACCTTTTGCCAAAAACTGTTGATACTCGTACACTCGTTGTAACAACCAGCGTCTCTGGCAATACTGTTGAAACTATGACAGTGTTGAACTCTGCAAGAAAAACTGGCTGCAAATTGATTGGGTTTTCATCTGATGGCAAAATGGAAAAATATTGCACAAAAAATAAAATTGAATTCCGAAACATTCCAAAAATACATTCCCCAAGGGCGTCGTTTGTAAGCTACGTCTATTCTATTCTTGGGACGCTAAATTCATTAATTCCAATCAAAAAACATGACATTCTAGAATCAATTTCCAAAATTTCCAAAATATCAAAACAAATAGACTCTAGTAATTTATACAAATCCAATCCGTCACTTGATCTTGCCGAATGGATCTCTGGCATACCTCTAATTTATTATCCTTGGGGCCTACAGGCGGCAGCAATCCGATTCAAGAGTTCATTACAAGAAAATGCCAAGTCTCATGTAATGATAGAGGACGTGATTGAGGCTTCTCATAACGGTATAGTGTCATGGGAAAAGCCGTCAACCGTTAAGCCGATTCTGTTACGAGGAAAAAATGACTATGTCAAAACGAAAGAGAGGTGGAAAATACTGAAAGAATACTTTGAACAAAATGACATCGTGTATAGAGAAATAGTATCGGTAAATGGCAGCATTCTGTCAAAACTGATGTGTCTTATCTATACGTTGGACTATGCGTCGATTTATCATGCTGTTCTAAATAACACAGATCCGTCGCCTGTGGCATCAATTGACTTTATAAAAGCGAGACTATAG